The proteins below are encoded in one region of Pleuronectes platessa chromosome 14, fPlePla1.1, whole genome shotgun sequence:
- the rpl8 gene encoding 60S ribosomal protein L8 has protein sequence MGRVIRGQRKGAGSVFKAHVKHRKGAAKLRHIDFAERHGYIKGIVKDIIHDPGRGAPLAKVAFRDPYRFKKRTELFIAAEGIHTGQFIYCGKKAQLNIGNVLPVGTMPEGTIICCLEEKPGDRGKLARASGNYATVISHNPETKKSRVKLPSGSKKVIHSANRAVVGVVAGGGRIDKPILKAGRAYHKYKAKRNCWPRVRGVAMNPVEHPFGGGNHQHIGKPSTIRRDAPAGRKVGLIAARRTGRLRGTKTVQEKEN, from the exons ATGGGTCGTGTGATCAGGGGACAGAGAAAGGGTGCGGGCTCCGTGTTCAAAGCCCATGTGAAGCACAGGAAGGGTGCCGCTAAACTCCGCCACATTGACTTCGCTGAACGTCATGGATACATCAAGGGGATTGTGAAG GATATCATCCATGACCCCGGCCGTGGTGCTCCCTTGGCCAAAGTGGCGTTCCGTGACCCGTACCGCTTCAAGAAGAGGACGGAGCTGTTCATCGCTGCTGAGGGCATCCACACTGGACAGTTCATCTACTGCGGCAAGAAGG CTCAGCTGAACATCGGGAATGTCCTGCCAGTCGGCACAATGCCTGAGGGAACCATCATCTGCTGCCTGGAGGAGAAACCCGGAGACAGAGGCAAACTGGCCCGCGCTTCAGGAAACTACGCCACAGTCATCTCCCACAACCCCGAGACCAAGAAGTCCAGAGTCAAGCTGCCATCAGGCTCCAAGAAAGTCATCCACTCTGCCAACAGAGCTGTTGTTG GTGTGGTTGCTGGAGGTGGTCGTATTGACAAACCCATCCTGAAGGCCGGTCGTGCCTACCACAAGTACAAGGCCAAGAGGAACTGCTGGCCTCGTGTCCGTGGTGTGGCCATGAAC CCTGTTGAGCATCCCTTCGGTGGTGGTAACCATCAACATATTGGTAAACCCTCAACTATCAGAAGAGACGCACCCGCTGGTCGCAAGGTCGGTCTTATTGCTGCCCGTCGTACAGGCAGACTGCGCGGAACAAAGACCGTCCAGGAGAAGGAGAACTAA